A genome region from Gymnogyps californianus isolate 813 chromosome 4, ASM1813914v2, whole genome shotgun sequence includes the following:
- the MAB21L2 gene encoding protein mab-21-like 2, translating to MIAAQAKLVYQLNKYYTERCQARKAAIAKTIREVCKVVSDVLKEVEVQEPRFISSLSEIDARYEGLEVISPTEFEVVLYLNQMGVFNFVDDGSLPGCAVLKLSDGRKRSMSLWVEFITASGYLSARKIRSRFQTLVAQAVDKCSYRDVVKMIADTSEVKLRIRERYVVQITPAFKCTGIWPRSAAQWPMPHIPWPGPNRVAEVKAEGFNLLSKECYSLTGKQSSAESDAWVLQFGEAENRLLMGGCRNKCLSVLKTLRDRHLELPGQPLNNYHMKTLLLYECEKHPRETDWDEACLGDRLNGILLQLISCLQCRRCPHYFLPNLDLFQGKPHSALESAAKQTWRLAREILTNPKSLDKL from the coding sequence ATGATCGCCGCGCAGGCCAAGCTGGTCTACCAGCTCAACAAATACTACACGGAGCGCTGCCAGGCCCGCAAGGCGGCCATCGCCAAGACCATCCGGGAGGTGTGCAAGGTCGTGTCGGACGTGCTGAAGGAGGTGGAGGTGCAGGAGCCGCGCTTCATCAGCTCCCTGAGCGAGATCGACGCCCGCTACGAGGGGCTGGAGGTGATCTCGCCCACCGAGTTTGAGGTGGTGCTCTACCTCAACCAGATGGGCGTCTTCAACTTCGTGGACGACGGCTCCCTGCCGGGCTGCGCCGTGCTCAAGCTGAGCGACGGCCGCAAGCGCAGCATGTCCCTCTGGGTGGAGTTCATCACCGCCTCGGGCTACCTGTCCGCCCGCAAGATCCGCTCCCGCTTCCAGACGCTGGTGGCCCAGGCCGTGGACAAGTGCAGCTACCGGGACGTGGTGAAGATGATCGCGGACACCAGCGAGGTGAAGCTCCGCATCCGGGAGCGGTACGTGGTGCAGATCACGCCCGCCTTCAAGTGCACCGGGATCTGGCCCCGCAGCGCGGCGCAGTGGCCCATGCCCCACATCCCCTGGCCCGGCCCCAACCGAGTGGCGGAGGTGAAGGCGGAGGGCTTCAACCTGCTCTCCAAGGAGTGCTACTCGCTGACGGGCAAGCAGAGCTCGGCCGAGAGCGACGCCTGGGTGCTGCAGTTCGGCGAGGCCGAGAACCGGCTGCTGATGGGCGGCTGCAGGAACAAGTGCCTCTCGGTGCTGAAGACGCTGCGCGACCGGCACCTGGAGCTGCCCGGGCAGCCCCTCAACAACTACCACATGAAGACGCTGCTGCTGTACGAGTGCGAGAAGCACCCGCGGGAGACCGACTGGGACGAGGCGTGCCTGGGCGACCGGCTCAACGgcatcctcctgcagctcatctcctgcctgcagTGCCGGCGCTGCCCCCACTACTTCCTGCCCAACCTAGACCTCTTTCAGGGCAAACCCCACTCGGCCCTGGAAAGCGCTGCCAAACAGACCTGGAGGCTAGCCAGAGAAATCCTCACCAATCCCAAAAGCCTCGACAAGCTATAG